One segment of uncultured Tolumonas sp. DNA contains the following:
- a CDS encoding restriction endonuclease subunit S: MSAEMTLPEGWINTDLGSVAQWGSGGTPSRNNSEYYGGTIPWVKTGDLGPKIIKTVDEYITEEAVKNSSAKFFPKNSVAIAMYGATIGKTSILGIDATTNQACAVAIPQSEITSTAFLYYLLRSEKDNFIAKGKGGAQPNISQSLIKEHEISIPPLAEQHQIAQRLDELLAQVDTIKARLDAIPAILKRFRQSVLSAAVSGKLTEEWRSDNNYTDPWLELKVEDIVTKIEAGKSLKCIEIPPQNDEYGIIKISAVTWGVFDENESKTLPNPNLFIEDRRVNAGDFLISRANTIELLGNPVIVEKVTKNLMLSDKVLRLVMNDKNKKWLSLFLRSSVGRYEIESRSTGNQLSMRNIGQSSLLDIDLPKPSDKEQEEIVRRVDQLFTFSDQIEQRLNDAKSRVDKLTQSILAKAFRGELTADWRAEHLELISGENSAEALLAKIQTAKAALHGKKKKGKAA, translated from the coding sequence ATGAGTGCGGAAATGACTTTGCCGGAAGGGTGGATAAATACAGATTTGGGTAGCGTAGCACAATGGGGTTCAGGCGGTACACCATCAAGGAACAATTCAGAATATTATGGTGGAACAATTCCTTGGGTTAAAACCGGTGATCTTGGCCCTAAAATTATTAAAACTGTTGATGAATATATCACCGAGGAAGCAGTTAAAAATTCTAGTGCAAAATTTTTCCCTAAAAACTCGGTTGCCATTGCTATGTATGGTGCAACTATTGGTAAAACATCGATTTTAGGAATTGATGCAACAACAAATCAAGCTTGCGCTGTTGCTATTCCGCAATCAGAAATAACATCGACTGCATTTCTCTACTATTTATTACGAAGCGAAAAAGATAATTTTATTGCTAAAGGAAAAGGTGGAGCACAACCAAATATTTCTCAATCTTTAATTAAAGAGCATGAAATATCAATTCCACCACTCGCCGAACAACACCAAATCGCACAAAGATTAGACGAATTACTTGCTCAAGTTGACACTATCAAAGCCCGCCTTGATGCCATTCCAGCCATTCTCAAACGCTTCCGCCAATCCGTGCTATCTGCTGCGGTGAGCGGGAAATTGACGGAGGAGTGGAGATCAGATAATAACTATACCGATCCTTGGCTAGAGCTGAAAGTTGAAGATATAGTCACTAAAATTGAAGCTGGTAAAAGCCTCAAATGCATTGAAATACCACCTCAAAATGACGAATATGGAATTATAAAAATTAGCGCGGTCACTTGGGGTGTTTTCGACGAAAATGAAAGCAAAACATTACCAAACCCAAATTTATTTATAGAAGATAGAAGAGTTAATGCTGGTGATTTTTTAATATCACGTGCAAATACAATAGAATTATTAGGCAATCCCGTAATCGTTGAAAAAGTAACAAAAAATTTAATGTTAAGTGACAAAGTTTTACGCTTAGTTATGAATGATAAAAATAAAAAATGGCTATCGTTGTTTTTACGTTCCAGTGTGGGACGATATGAAATAGAGTCTCGATCTACAGGAAACCAATTATCCATGCGCAATATCGGGCAATCATCATTATTAGATATTGATTTACCGAAGCCGTCAGATAAAGAGCAAGAAGAAATAGTCCGCCGAGTTGACCAATTATTCACATTTTCCGATCAAATCGAACAACGCCTCAACGATGCAAAATCCCGTGTAGATAAACTCACACAATCTATTCTCGCCAAAGCATTCCGTGGTGAACTGACAGCCGATTGGCGCGCCGAACACCTAGAATTAATCAGCGGTGAAAACAGCGCCGAAGCCTTGCTGGCAAAAATTCAAACCGCCAAAGCAGCTCTTCACGGCAAGAAAAAGAAAGGGAAGGCAGCATGA
- a CDS encoding N-6 DNA methylase: MTNNDIVQKLWNLCDVLKDDGINYSDYVSELVQLLFIKMVHENTESGVLNKHFLPEGKRWPDISEGKSGIALLNYYKQMLLDLSKDSDPMIAAIYAEAQSSLREPRHLEQLIKSLDQIDWFSAQKDGLGDLYEGLLEKNATETKSGAGQYFTPRELINSMVRCVKPQAGELIQDPAAGTAGFLIAADAYIKQQTDDLFDLDAKQKVFQRDHAFVGVELVPKTRQMALMNCLLHGMEGDDEGVIHQGNSLGEAGKNLPRADVILANPPFGSSKGGNAAITRDDLTYKTNNKQLAFLQHIYRNLKAGGRAAVVLPDNVLFEAGVGTDVRRDLMEKCTLHTILRLPTGIFYAQGVKTNVLFFTKGTAANPQQTEGCTQQVWVYDLRTNMPSFGKRTPFGESHLTPFETIYGESPLGESQRSEGEWSFTADDTEQTQENSRWRVFNREWIRETKGDSLDISWLKDNNSVDAANLPDPEILAAEAMSELTEALRELDGLLNALGACDEAESQKKLLADVLGMGDEVKA; this comes from the coding sequence CGTATTAAACAAACATTTTCTGCCGGAAGGAAAACGCTGGCCCGATATCAGCGAAGGCAAATCGGGCATTGCGCTGCTCAACTATTACAAACAGATGCTGCTCGACTTATCGAAAGACAGCGACCCCATGATTGCCGCCATCTATGCCGAAGCCCAGTCAAGCCTGCGCGAGCCGCGTCATTTAGAGCAATTGATTAAATCGCTTGATCAAATCGACTGGTTTAGTGCGCAAAAAGACGGGCTGGGCGACCTCTATGAAGGTCTGCTGGAAAAGAACGCCACCGAAACCAAATCAGGTGCTGGCCAATATTTCACTCCGCGTGAACTGATCAACAGCATGGTGCGTTGCGTCAAACCGCAGGCAGGTGAGTTAATTCAAGACCCCGCAGCGGGAACGGCAGGCTTTCTGATTGCCGCCGATGCCTATATCAAGCAACAAACCGACGACCTGTTTGATCTCGACGCTAAACAAAAAGTCTTTCAGCGTGATCATGCCTTTGTGGGTGTTGAACTGGTGCCGAAAACCCGCCAGATGGCGCTAATGAACTGCCTGCTGCATGGCATGGAAGGCGACGACGAAGGCGTGATCCATCAAGGGAATTCGCTGGGCGAGGCGGGAAAAAACTTACCACGTGCCGATGTGATTTTAGCTAACCCGCCGTTTGGCTCATCGAAAGGTGGTAATGCGGCTATTACCCGCGACGACCTGACCTATAAAACCAACAACAAACAGCTCGCATTCTTGCAGCACATTTATCGCAACCTGAAAGCCGGTGGCCGTGCCGCCGTAGTTTTGCCCGATAACGTGTTATTTGAAGCGGGTGTTGGCACCGATGTGCGCCGCGATTTAATGGAAAAATGCACACTGCACACCATTTTGCGCCTGCCAACCGGCATTTTTTACGCGCAGGGCGTGAAAACCAACGTGCTGTTTTTCACCAAAGGCACCGCCGCCAATCCACAGCAAACCGAAGGCTGCACACAACAAGTCTGGGTCTATGACTTGCGCACCAATATGCCCAGTTTTGGCAAACGAACCCCGTTTGGCGAATCGCATTTAACACCGTTTGAAACTATTTATGGCGAAAGCCCGCTGGGCGAGAGCCAACGCAGCGAAGGCGAGTGGAGTTTCACTGCTGATGATACCGAGCAAACACAGGAAAACAGCCGCTGGCGCGTATTCAACCGTGAGTGGATTCGTGAAACCAAAGGCGATTCACTCGATATTTCATGGCTGAAAGACAACAACAGTGTCGATGCCGCCAATTTACCCGACCCTGAAATTCTGGCTGCCGAAGCCATGAGTGAACTCACCGAAGCGTTACGCGAATTAGATGGGCTGCTCAATGCATTAGGGGCGTGTGATGAAGCGGAAAGCCAGAAGAAATTATTGGCGGATGTGTTGGGAATGGGTGACGAGGTGAAGGCATGA